The following nucleotide sequence is from Oryzias latipes chromosome 20, ASM223467v1.
GGACCAAACTCACGGGTTCGTAGACTTTGCGACCCAGAAAAAAGGCTCAACTTTAATTGTTCATCAAATGTATTAAAGGAAATTTCTTGTGGATACAGGTGTTGCCCAACGCAACAGCAAGTGTCAATCAGCAGCTTTGAACCCTTGACTGAATTGGCGAAGGTGTCAGGAGCCAAAACTATTTTGGACGTGCAACAAGTTAAATACTCAAACTAAAAATCATGCAAAAGCCCTCTTATTTCAGCTGTTTCTATAAACACAGATTCGGAAAAATAACACTGTGACCCATAAATCCCTTCTGGATTGGAGCggaaataacaataaaagtttGAATTCGTGTTTGAAGATGAAACGATCCTGAAAAACGGCCTAGTGACAGCTTTCTGCTGATTTTATCCCAGTGGAAACACAATAGATCCCTTTAATAATAGTCTCACCTGAAAACAAATGAATTCCAAACGGAAAATccaattttaaccatttttctcACCAACCACAGATATCGGTTTTCtatgaaaacaaacagagagcaaaatggaaaacacagcagcagtttCGGGAACGCAAACAGTGATGtggttgaaagaaaaaatgaaggtGAGGACTAAGCAAAGGgctaactttcttttttttcccgtcttttattttcttgttaatGCGCAAAGTTACACTTAAACCACATGGGGACACAACATCAATCTCAAATTGTTTTcaacataattacaaattctgaaagaaaatgttttcaaactcCTTCACATAGGAGAACAAAAGGCTGTTATTTCTCCATGTCATTAAACATCTTttagggagaaattcaggttgAGATTTTGCCTATTTTTGGAAAACCACAAATGCTAAAGTAGAGACAAAACCTGCAACACTTGCTTCATAAACAGGAAGCTGTGGATGGTCTTTATCTCTGTGATTTTAATGAAAACGTTGTGTTCATGAGCATTGATGACGTGTGCTGCTGTTTTTTACTTACCTGTTAAGTcgattaaaagaaataaaaccacATTCTGAGAGACAATTGCTATGAAAAAGAAGCAGGaatcaaagagttttcttcagGTTTGATCTTTAGACTTCAAAGCACATAATGGGACTCAAAAATCACCTATTATCCATAGTTTATGTGAGTATTGTTTTGAttacttttgaaataaaagttcaTGGAAACATGTTGTggtgttttgccttttttttcctttctttacaACACAGTGCTTTCAGCACCACAACTGCTTGTTCCTGCACTGCCTTTGTGCCTACAGGGCAGGTTGGAAAAGCTGCAGAAAGGTCTCTTAAGGCTTCATTAAATTCTTTTGCTCAAAAACACCTTTAAAGGGTAAGGGTATTTTTTTGACAAGGCTTTTAAGTGTAATGTGGTCCATTCAAGGTTATTGCAAAACTtcatctcagaaaaaaacacactgggTTTGGGGTTctactgccatctagtggccaCATGCGTAAATGACATGCATCGAGCTCCACCATTATATTTTGAATTGCAGTTTTACTAGTTATGTCAGATTTAGACTCAATTAGACtcagccactctgcagaaactatgcctaaaaaatgacaccgatttttgtcaaatttctAATCAAACTTCCACctggaaagcttttaaaatagacctTAAAGAGCAGTATATATATAAGACTGTAAGACTCTCTGATGAgtcaacataattaaaaaacgcCACCCACCCACAGCATGGACTGTTCATAATTCAATGCCCCCGGAATTGaagtgcaaaacaaaacaacaagactCAAAAACTCTTACTTCCCTGCTGCTATCACACCTCTGAACCACAGAAAGGATTCATGCAAACACTTTGTCCCACCACTTCTGTTTAACTGCACTTAAATACCAGATTACTGTATACTTGGTGCATTTCTGCGTTTATTCTATTTTGCATATTTGAAGTttcatggttgttttttttacttactacTTTTACTATTTATTACTTCTATTTATGAGTATTTGTTTATAAATTAGCACATGGTAGAAGATATCCATTACTGAACTGGCATCCTGTGAACATGTACACTTTCAATCTTAAATTACTCCTAATCAGTTATGCTGTGAAAATGTTATTCTGCAATTaaacattaatttaaatgataaatatttttcccaaacaacaaaaatacatttgatcattttgtaTCGAATTGTATGAAAAGggttgaagtaaaaaaaaagagcttttactgttttccccttctttttcttttccatcttggattttgacagagtaaattgccTGCAATGCTAAACTCTGCTGCAAAGGGACGAACTGAAGTCCACTTTCATTCCTTAGCAACAGACTTTACAGATTCAGACGGAATGAACGCCAGCTCATCGAGATCCTGCAAGCAGCATGCTGCACAACCAGGTTTCAGagtaacatttaataaacatgcTTGATTCGGTTCAACTGGTGATGTGCAAATGTGAACGATCTGCACCGAGTTTGCTTCAGTTTTACAGAAAGAAAACGCAAACCAgcatggaaaaacacaaacaaacacgacTTTTGACCTCACTAAACTAGATGGACGGCATTATATAAAACAGTCGCACCACACCTGGCTATGAGACGGAGGCGGCCTGTGCTTTAACAGAGATGCAAAAACACGCAAGAAAATCggaagaaaaacataaatgccattaaaaaagaaaggagcAAAAAACTTCCATatcatttttatagtttttgatGATTTTAATCACCATTTATGGCTTTTATTTATGGATATTTAACCAAATATCACAGATAATAATGCAGTGCAgtcttgttttgtgttttaaaaacatttttcttcttcatgagAAACATTCTAATATTGGAGGAAgtgaatggattaaaaaaagtaaacatcatAAAGCTTATTCCAACTAACGTTAAAATAACGAGTTTATTTGGAGTTTTTGCTTAGAAAAATGAGGCTAAAAGGTTTAGAGGAAGAATAAATCAGGattaatgcataatttaatttCCTATTTTGTACTTAACAATCGTAACAATCAgaatatttttatacttttaggTGTTTAGTTATGATTGTCAGTAAAAACTCATcagaaatcatgtttttggtgttttttaaatgccatttttctgatgatagaaagaaaatgaagttaaaaaacaagtatttattcattaaaatcattgtgaatcaggaactgAAGAGCGTTTTTGGGACTTTGAAAGAACACTGTGGAGGGCCTCAAACTCCCTCtgcttatcccttgtgctatcctaggcactttcattgggagttgggtcatctagacccactagacagtgctctgaaccttttttcttcaatgatttgtgatcttcactggtgtccatggattacatgaaatctttccacctttatccacctttgtcatggtagggagaacacgtcattgtaagggtggggtcatctaacatagcacaagggttaaacaaagagctctcagcaacggtaagggaagagggggcgggCGGGGTTGCTCGCTTTGCAGcagcggtcccgcccacaactcaaagatgAACTTCTCATGAAttcctgcagaaactgtgtcctaaaaACATGATCAATATCACTGCAATACTGTTAATGTTGTTGTTCTGGTTTGGGcccaaaataaaaagtgtaatCTGGTGTGCTGATTTGGAAAAAGTTGACAAACAGGTCTCATAAATGCCACAAATaaatttttttactcatttcattccttcttaaaaacatgttttaccaTCTTTACTTGTGTGACCCATTCCTTTAAATAAGTGAGGCataaaaacagaggaaataCAGTAAACATGgcagcaaaaggaaaaaaaataaaatcaacaatttGGTCCCAAAGAACAGgaatcatttgaaaaaaaatccattaaaaacaggaaaatacaGTGATTTGCTTATGTATCCACCTACATGAAGGAGTGTTAGGTTTTGAAACGGCAAAAGCTCACTTTTGTGTAACAGTCAGTGCAtcttttaggtaaaaaaaaaaaacctcctgcATGTGAAGAAACTTTATCGTTTTACTAAAAACGTCTTATTTTATCCACATATCACAGGATAAAACGGGAAAACACATCTCAGTTGTTAAAAAGGCTTTCTATACCACAATCGGTGCACACAGTAACATGCCTGCTAGTGTAATAAATATGATAAACTGATAAACCACTTTTCTTTATACTTTCAGTAACGGTtcacttttaaaccttttttttttgtctaagcAGCTCTGCCGACGATAAAGCCTTCCTGGTTATATGGAGTCAAAAATAAACTGGATTTACTCTAAAACTAAATGTGAGAAACTACTGTGAACTCGTCCCACTTTTGTTTCCTAGTTTGCTATGGATGCAGgatgaggaaataaaaataataagacaGAGTTGTTTCCTTAAAATCTCCTTCTTCAGCATCAAGATAACGTGGAAAATGACCCTCTGCTTTTTTAGGTCatgtttgtaacccttgtgctatcctttgtgcactttatcattgggagttgggtcatctggaccccactagacagtgctctgaaccttttttcttcactgatttgtgatcttcacaggtgtccatggattacatgaaatcctcttcacctttatccacctttgttatggtagggagaacacgtcaatgcaagggtggggtcatctggaccccataggatagcacaaggggttaaggCCGCCACATCAACACTATTTTTACATCTAAAGTGATTTCCAAAAGCATGAATAAAAGTGAGGGTGGCTCTAAAGCAGCACAAAGTTGAGGAAAACACGTTTGCTGTTCtttcttttacataaaaaacactGACTATACTTACTTTTAGTCTCTACGTTTTACTTGTTGGGCTCTAGAATTGCCAGATTTCCCCTTGGAGTCTGAGCATCATTCAGTGGAAAGCGACAGCACTCCCATGGCGTTGCTCACATCCTGCTCAGGACTCGGTTTCTGTTGGGCTCCCTGCAGCGCCTGAGCCTCTCCGGCTGCGTTCTGGTTCTCATCCAGAGCTTTCGCCTCGGCTTCTACGCTATAGTGGCCCCCCTCCTCTGACACCATCTTCTCCACCTTCTCCATTAAACTTCCCACTTGGGGATTCTCTCCAAAGATGGAGTTATTGATGACAAAGTACCTTTTCTTGCATTTTCTAAGCACCCATTGCAGCTCCTGGCCCTCCCTGCGTATGTACCTCTCGATGGAGATCTTCCTCAGCACCTCCGCCCAGGTGAAAACCACAATAGTGTGGTTCCAAACGCGCTCCCCAAACAGGCTCAGGTGCTCTTCGATGCGGCTGCGGTCCACCTCTGTGAACATGCCAACGGGAATGACTAGTAGAAAAGCGTGAGGGCCCGGCGGGCAAAGAGAAGGACCCTTCACCAGTTCCTGTTTATAGGAGGGTGGTGTATCCTGGGTGGAAAACCATCCCGGAGTGTCCACCACGCTGATCTCCCTTCCATCCACTTCAGTCTCCCTCTTGATGCAGAACTCGGCCGCTCTCTCCAAGTGAAACTCCTCCCTGCCGATGATGGTGTTTCCTGTCAGGCTTTTCCCGGGCCACCTCCATCCCACCACCACCAGACGGATTTCAGCCAGACGGGCGGCGGCCGCCTTTGCTGCTGACGCCGTTGTGTTACTCTCCTCTGGTCCACATGCATCACCAGCTGCTGTCAGATTAGAAATAGCTTTACAACAAACTTCATCAAGACTTTGTAACGTTTCAGAGTagttgaaataatttaaattgcCAGTACATTACTAAAATCTCACATTATATTTAAGGATTTAATAAAGAtttaacctttttctttaaacctaAATCCACATCAAGTAAACAcaactttgtgttactgatcCGTTTTAAAGGTTTCTGTCACAAAAAATATTACTCAGATTATTAAACCTAGGATTTTTTCAAATACGTGTAAGGGAaaataatatactttttttattctttcactcAGCTCAACTACTTACCATGGGGTAAAGACGTTATAACATTATAGTAAGAATTTTAGCAAATAAATCCccttaaattaaacaaataaagaatCAAACTctcttgaatttatttaaatactGCTCTTTGTTACAGTAGAACTtcataaaacatataaaaatatcTAAAGAACAGAAATTCCAGCGATAACTGACATACTTttctatgaattttttttaaggagtttcagtttttgaccaaatttttcctcatttttggtTCAAATGTTAAGGTCAACTGAACTACAGACTGCTAGTTCAGAGTCACCTAGTTTACGTTTACCATAAGTAAATGCATAAATgtgcacatttaaggtaacacGAATACATttgttattcatattttttatacttttagaGACTTTGATAAATTACTATGTTATGAGAAAATTGCATATCTGAGTCAAATCAAAACGTTGTATTATagcttttatgttgttgtttgtggttGTAGTTATGTAAACAAATACCACAACTTGTTTAGACTATATTTTTCTCCCCTAAAAACAagtctattttgttttttttactttgttaacGTGCTTAAGTAACAAGTTCTATAGAATAAATACCTTTAGTTAGTGTGAATGTGATTGCTTCTTACTTCCTAAAGTGTCTCGGGTGTGATTTCCTGATTGTCTTCCTAATGTTTTGTGATTTCCTGgtgtaatgttttatttcacaaaCTCAATTTTGCACAGATAAAATTACCAGAACcaaagtttttaaacatttaaactagTAAAATAAAACCCTCACGTAAAGTGGCGACGTCATTAACGCGGAAATAACGCCTTGTGTTACGTGCGTACGTGACTGTATACAGTTTAAACActggaaacaaataaatataacttttttgatgttttcattaACCGCATGTTGTTCAAACTGACAAACCCACTTCAGTAGTTAAACCTTTCGGCTAACTTAGTTAATGCTAA
It contains:
- the LOC101156207 gene encoding GTPase IMAP family member 4-like isoform X1 codes for the protein MDANKPLHTSAAGDACGPEESNTTASAAKAAAARLAEIRLVVVGWRWPGKSLTGNTIIGREEFHLERAAEFCIKRETEVDGREISVVDTPGWFSTQDTPPSYKQELVKGPSLCPPGPHAFLLVIPVGMFTEVDRSRIEEHLSLFGERVWNHTIVVFTWAEVLRKISIERYIRREGQELQWVLRKCKKRYFVINNSIFGENPQVGSLMEKVEKMVSEEGGHYSVEAEAKALDENQNAAGEAQALQGAQQKPSPEQDVSNAMGVLSLSTE
- the LOC101156207 gene encoding GTPase IMAP family member 4-like isoform X2 — translated: MDANKPLHTSAGDACGPEESNTTASAAKAAAARLAEIRLVVVGWRWPGKSLTGNTIIGREEFHLERAAEFCIKRETEVDGREISVVDTPGWFSTQDTPPSYKQELVKGPSLCPPGPHAFLLVIPVGMFTEVDRSRIEEHLSLFGERVWNHTIVVFTWAEVLRKISIERYIRREGQELQWVLRKCKKRYFVINNSIFGENPQVGSLMEKVEKMVSEEGGHYSVEAEAKALDENQNAAGEAQALQGAQQKPSPEQDVSNAMGVLSLSTE